A stretch of Heptranchias perlo isolate sHepPer1 unplaced genomic scaffold, sHepPer1.hap1 HAP1_SCAFFOLD_90, whole genome shotgun sequence DNA encodes these proteins:
- the LOC137319850 gene encoding probable G-protein coupled receptor 139 produces MSKFVDDRKLGSVVNSEEDSDRFEDDIVRLVKWYTFNLMTIIVLSRGKCGLSKCVTRYLVAMAAADLLVIITDLISRQIPITYRSEFTFLYHFDVCNIHAVLLYAVTDCSVWFTVTFTFDRFVAICSQKLKTKYCTEKTAAVVLGTVPVLFCLKNIFWYFFYYGDYILSNSPWFCGVTSDALFSQMWTGIEFFHYLLTPVVPFVLILLLNTLTVRHILVANRARRRLRGHSNRESASDPEMENRRNSIILLFVISGNFILLWALFLVFVVSERMFLMGYSSVYLPTFVQEMGFMLQLLSCCTNTCIYAITQTKFREQLKNVVKYPFIVIVRLIK; encoded by the exons ATGtctaagtttgtagatgacaggaaactcggaagtgtggtgaacagtgaggaagatagtgacagATTTGAGGACGATATCGTCAGATTAGTGAAATGGTATACCT TTAACTTAATGACGATCATTGTCCTGTCTcgtggaaagtgcggactctccaaatgtgtcactcgttacctggtggccatggcagctgcggatctactggtcattatcactgatctgatatcgAGGCAGATCCCCATTACTTATCGTTCAGAATTCACTTTTCTATACCACTTTGACGTGTGCAATATTCACgctgtcctgctttatgcagtcacggactgttctgtctggttcaccgtcactttcaccttcgatcgatttgtggccatttgtagccagaagctgaaaaccaaatattgcaccgagaaaacggcggctgtggttttaGGAACAGTGCCTGTGCTGTTCTGTTTAAAGAACATTTTTTGGTACTTTTTCTATTACGGTGATTATATTTTATCCAATAGCCCCTGGTTCTGTGGTGTGACAAGCGATGCTCTATTCTCGCAGATGTGGACAGGCATTGAATTTTTTCATTATCTTCTCACTCCGGTtgtcccatttgttctgattttgctgctcaacacTTTAactgtcagacacattttagtggccaatagagcccgcaggagactccggggtcacagcaataGGGAGAgtgccagtgacccagagatggagaaccgcaggaactccatcattttactgtttgttatctcggggaattttatcctgttatgggcgctGTTTCTGGTGTTTGTAGTTTCTGAGCGAATGTTTTTGATGGGGTATTCCTCTGTATATCTCCCCACATTCGTACAAGAAATGGGATTCATGCTTCAGCTTCTGAGCTGTTGcacaaacacctgtatttatgcaataacgcagactaaattcagagagcagttgaagaatgtggtgaaatatccattcATTGTAATTGTCagattaattaaataa